The proteins below come from a single Hemibagrus wyckioides isolate EC202008001 linkage group LG22, SWU_Hwy_1.0, whole genome shotgun sequence genomic window:
- the rsrc2 gene encoding arginine/serine-rich coiled-coil protein 2 isoform X8: MPTTGQARRRDLDKMVRSHSRSEDMLHSSDKERERLSEDSGEERHRRKDKRSSRGRSPSRSRSRERRHHSRSRDRRRSLSRSRERRSKSRERKRRPKSRSRSRSKHRQRSKSRSKSREKKKRTEKVRKKSLSRSASPVAFRGRNTAMDAQEALARRSIKLLDAASTMLNQRLERAKKLQEQKEKELLEKHQQQQQEIVAAAAAAAAAAPLLCDNAPAAASSPALNVAALLASGTQVTPQIAMAAQMAALQAKTLAETGIAVPSYYNPSAVNPMKFAEQEKKRKLLWQGKKEGDKSQTAELWEKLNFGNKDQNVKFRKLMGIKADEESSSGDLNEEGMKTLQQQEEMFRNLDVQYEMARSQTHTQRGMGLGFSTSFSSRGMDPV, encoded by the exons ATGCCTACAACTGGACAG GCACGACGGAGGGACCTGGACAAGATGGTCAGATCGCATAGCCGATCCGAGGACATGCTGCACAGTTCGGATAAAGAGCGCGAGAGACTTTCAGAAGACAGTGGAGAGGAGCGACACCGCAGAAAGGACAAGAGGTCCTCCAGAGGAAGAAGTCCGTCCAGGTCACGCTCAAGGGAAAG AAGGCATCATAGTCGAAGTCGGGACAGACGAAGGTCTCTATCGCGCAGTCGAGAGCGGAGATCGAAGAGTCGCGAGAGGAAGAGGCGACCCAAATCCCGATCCCGATCACGTTCCAAACACAGACAAAGAAGCAAAAGTCGCAGCAAAAGCAG agaaaagaagaaacgGACTGAGAAGGTGAGAAAGAAGAGTCTCAGTCGCTCCGCCAGTCCCGTGGCTTTCAGGGGCAGAAACACAGCTATGGATGCACAAGAGGCTTTGGCCAGGAG ATCCATCAAATTGCTGGATGCTGCCTCCACCATGCTGAACCAACG GTTGGAAAGGGCCAAAAAACTACaagaacagaaagagaaagaactgctggaaaaacaccaacaacagcagcaagaGATCGTAGCAG CAGCAGCCgccgcagcagcagcagctccactGCTCTGTGACAACGCCCCGGCTGCCGCCTCCAGTCCGGCTCTGAACGTGGCAGCACTGCTTGCTTCTGGCACACAGGTCACACCGCAGATCGCTATGGCAGCTCAGATGGCAGCGCTGCAGGCTAAGACGCTGGCAGAGACGGGCATCGCCGTGCCGAGCTACTACAATCCCTCAGCTGTCAACCCCATGAAGTTTGCTGAacaggagaagaagaggaagctgTTATGGCAGGGGAAGAAGGAAGGG GATAAGTCTCAGACAGCAGAACTTTGGGAGAAGCTAAATTTTGGCAACAAAGACCAAAATGTGAAGTTCCGCAAGCTAATGGGAATCAAA GCTGATGAAGAGTCATCTTCCGGAGACCTCAATGAGGAAGGCATGAAGACGCTGCAGCAGCAGGAGGAAATGTTCCGTAACTTGGATGTGCAGTATGAAATGGCGCGctcacagacgcacacacagagagggatggGCCTCGGCTTCTCCACATCCTTCTCTTCGCGAGGCATGGACCCTGTCTGA
- the rsrc2 gene encoding arginine/serine-rich coiled-coil protein 2 isoform X9: MVRSHSRSEDMLHSSDKERERLSEDSGEERHRRKDKRSSRGRSPSRSRSRERRHHSRSRDRRRSLSRSRERRSKSRERKRRPKSRSRSRSKHRQRSKSRSKSREKKKRTEKVRKKSLSRSASPVAFRGRNTAMDAQEALARRSIKLLDAASTMLNQRLERAKKLQEQKEKELLEKHQQQQQEIVAAAAAAAAAAPLLCDNAPAAASSPALNVAALLASGTQVTPQIAMAAQMAALQAKTLAETGIAVPSYYNPSAVNPMKFAEQEKKRKLLWQGKKEGDKSQTAELWEKLNFGNKDQNVKFRKLMGIKADEESSSGDLNEEGMKTLQQQEEMFRNLDVQYEMARSQTHTQRGMGLGFSTSFSSRGMDPV, translated from the exons ATGGTCAGATCGCATAGCCGATCCGAGGACATGCTGCACAGTTCGGATAAAGAGCGCGAGAGACTTTCAGAAGACAGTGGAGAGGAGCGACACCGCAGAAAGGACAAGAGGTCCTCCAGAGGAAGAAGTCCGTCCAGGTCACGCTCAAGGGAAAG AAGGCATCATAGTCGAAGTCGGGACAGACGAAGGTCTCTATCGCGCAGTCGAGAGCGGAGATCGAAGAGTCGCGAGAGGAAGAGGCGACCCAAATCCCGATCCCGATCACGTTCCAAACACAGACAAAGAAGCAAAAGTCGCAGCAAAAGCAG agaaaagaagaaacgGACTGAGAAGGTGAGAAAGAAGAGTCTCAGTCGCTCCGCCAGTCCCGTGGCTTTCAGGGGCAGAAACACAGCTATGGATGCACAAGAGGCTTTGGCCAGGAG ATCCATCAAATTGCTGGATGCTGCCTCCACCATGCTGAACCAACG GTTGGAAAGGGCCAAAAAACTACaagaacagaaagagaaagaactgctggaaaaacaccaacaacagcagcaagaGATCGTAGCAG CAGCAGCCgccgcagcagcagcagctccactGCTCTGTGACAACGCCCCGGCTGCCGCCTCCAGTCCGGCTCTGAACGTGGCAGCACTGCTTGCTTCTGGCACACAGGTCACACCGCAGATCGCTATGGCAGCTCAGATGGCAGCGCTGCAGGCTAAGACGCTGGCAGAGACGGGCATCGCCGTGCCGAGCTACTACAATCCCTCAGCTGTCAACCCCATGAAGTTTGCTGAacaggagaagaagaggaagctgTTATGGCAGGGGAAGAAGGAAGGG GATAAGTCTCAGACAGCAGAACTTTGGGAGAAGCTAAATTTTGGCAACAAAGACCAAAATGTGAAGTTCCGCAAGCTAATGGGAATCAAA GCTGATGAAGAGTCATCTTCCGGAGACCTCAATGAGGAAGGCATGAAGACGCTGCAGCAGCAGGAGGAAATGTTCCGTAACTTGGATGTGCAGTATGAAATGGCGCGctcacagacgcacacacagagagggatggGCCTCGGCTTCTCCACATCCTTCTCTTCGCGAGGCATGGACCCTGTCTGA